The Calypte anna isolate BGI_N300 chromosome 1, bCalAnn1_v1.p, whole genome shotgun sequence region TACATGTATGTGttcttctgtgatgtttttgtttcagatttttgcaatgttttgttttcagtgtggGGGAATTTTTCTCTGTGAGGAATGCACTAGAGAATTGTGGCTTTCTGTGGCCTTGCATGCCACTGCAGTAGCTTCTCTTTCTCAAAATTTGATCTTTACCAGCTCCAGAGCAGAAGGGACTTCCTTGCCCCTAGCTGAACCTTTACTCCTCGTGCACAGAGAGAGCTGATACTTTTAAACTTTGTGTTTTGGATACTGCCCAGTTGAGCAGCTAGATGGTTGTGGCTGAACTCTCTTATTTACTTTGTGGCCTTTGCTTTTGGAAGGAAAGGACATGAAAAATGCTAAGGGCACAGGAGACCTGTGCTCCCTGGACAGGTGTTCCCTTAGACCCTGCCAGTCCCTATGTAACTGGAAGGGAGAACAATGTTTTAATGTAATGACAGAAAAATTGTCTCTCAGCAAGCAGTtaagaagctgaaggaaaaacagagagatGCAACAGAGAGATGATGACCACAGGCTGGTCTGCAGATGTTCAGCTTGTCACTAGCTGTGGCTTGTAAGAACACTGATTAAAAGAAGGCATTCTTTTGGGGAGTAGTTTACCTTTTGATGAGTAACTGAGCCATATCTACAGGAACAGGGTGTATCtgtaccttttaaaatatttcttgtgtCACCATGTGTCTTTGTGCAGCACTGAAACTTTAGACTGGTGCACTTAACAAGTTCACAGAAATGTGATCCACACTGGGCAGGTTTATTTCTGTAAGAGTAGAACAGTGCACTGAAAGTCCCCTGATAAAAGTTAATTACTTAAAATATCTTGGCTGAACACTGTCTTTGGGCTATTGAATTTTGGTCACAAAGGACTTGGAGCTCTCAGGAGAACACAGGAGCCCTGCTTTCTGTTCTGAACTAcgaaagcagatttttaaacacatgatGTTTTACAGCTCAGCCTCTGAAATGTTCAGCGTATGTAGCCCACCTGCCTCACTGAGTAGTTAGGGGACTTTCTGTCTAGCTGGACAAATGGAGGGAGTAGAATACATTATTGTATCACTAGTAAATTaccttatttttcagttaattttggtgtttcttttgtGTTCACTTCTACAGTAGCATAATGGGTTTTTGAAAAGACCTATAAATTATGAGGGAGCTAAAATTTTGAAGatactttttctgaaaaagaaagcaatttctgATGACCATTTTTAGTGGAACATGCCTTCTTTTCCTGGAAAGGAATGAGACAGATATAAGAACAGTTGCACgtttcactgggaaaaaaaatcttattttggGAACAGAGAGCAACACGTTGCAGAAGTGGCTGCAAAGTAGGCCAGAATAAATGCACTGGGTTTTGTATTATCttgtctgcttttgttttccttgcttatGTAATAAATTGTTCCCCCAGCTTGAAGGGGACATTCTGAACACTGTGCAAAGTAAAGACTGCACTTGcacaggcaggggctgtggtTAGTGGCTTGTGGGTAAGTCTTGATTCTTGGGAATTAGCCCTGTGCTCAGAACTTTGGTTTTCAGTACTGTCTGATATGGCCTCTCAGGGTGGATCCCAGAATTAGGGATAAGGGAGTGATCCAGTAAAATCATAGCTGTTGTAACTTActtctggtttggtttgaagCAGGAGCAAATCTGTAGATGGATCAAAGAATTTGGAGTCTGAGGATCTGACTGTGAGCCACTTGCTGTGCTGCCTTagaaatgaaacacagaagagggaaaagcttGAGAAGGAGCTTCAGGATACCAAAGAGAGGTATGCACATTTGGAGATGCTTTATTTCAGGACTTCTGCAGTTACCAGGTCTGTGAGTGATGAGAGACAAGCTGTGATATCAGCATGACCTGGATAGGGAATTTCCCAAGCTCTCAGTATTAATAACTTATTTTTGTGGTAGTCCTAACAGGGAGAAACCACAGGTTCTTTTCCACAGGCAAAAGAGTTTCCACGGTCTATTAATATTCCTTACAGCACCACTGATCACAAAAAAAGTTCCCATTTCCTCTTGGGTTCAAGCTTTCCCCAGATTGTGTCAGAAGATATCATGACTGGTTGAGAACATTCTCTCTATTCACTCCTCCAtagttcttttggttttgtgtgaaTCATCTGCATGTATGGCCTAATGCAAATCACAGTGTATAAAACAGGGATCACAGTCTTCTTTGTGATATTGCCAGACTACATTTAGCAATTTGTGAGCTCAGAAAAGCTCCTTAGAAATGTCTAAAATAAGTTTAATTCCAAACTTGTCTAAGAGAGAGTTGCACAGGCATCCATCTGAGCTCAGTTATCTTGCTCTAAAGCAGCACAACTGATCAGGCATGGAAAATTGCCAAAGCTGTAGCTGATGTAGCTGATTGCAAATCCCCACTTTGCTGAGGCAGAGTCAGGCTTCCTGGACTTGGCCTACTGTGAAAGGTTGGTGTCATGGTTAATTGCTTCTTTGTGTCTTCCTAGAAGAGGTAATGAACCATAGCCAAATGATTCTTGGAAATCTCAGCCTCTGaaaatatcaaaagaaaatagaggTAATATTCATTATTGGATTCAGTGAACAGAGCAACCCATTTCTAAAGGATTAGCAGTTATGGACTGCACCAAAGATGGATCACTGTAGGCTGAATGTCACTGTCCTTTAACACACCTGCAGACTTACATATCCCTATGAATTCAATATACATGCTGGGtgtcctgtgctctgcagggtcTCCCATGGTTGTTCAGGCTTTATTACATGCCTGTGCTTTCAATTCTGTCTCTTGTTTGTGGCTATGATGTTATAAAAAAGAGAACATCATTGGTGTGAAATCCTCGAGTAGTCACAATTTCACTTTAAATATAGATCAAATCCATTGTTTGGATTGGattacttctgttttccagactgatagagctggagaaggagacCAGCAATTGCCTGGAGACTGGGACACAAACtgagcaggagaaagaggagagttCAGAGGCTGTAAGTACCTTTCCTCCTGAGCTGAGATTTAACTGCATACAGCTTACCTCACTGCCTAGATTTTTACTTGTACTCAGGGAGCAATTATCCTGCACAGGGTATGGAAGTGAATTTTGAACTCCAATCCATATCTTAGAGGGGATTCCATATTACATCAGACACCCAAAAGTGGTGAATTAGTAGCCAAGAATTAAGGAAACATGACACAACAGCAGGAATACCTCATTGCCCTGGCCATGCCCACATCAGAGATGTGATGGTTCCAAGCTCCAAAAGTCTTCAAGGCTGGGTGAATTTCCTCACTGCTGGCTAGGTCAGATTTTGGATCAGAACCCAATGACAGCCTGTAAAGCAAAACTTAAATGTTGTGCTCACATGCCACTTGGATTGgctttttccatgtttttgttGAGATGCATTACAGTGATTTGGGATTAAGACAAAGTTTCAGCTAAATCAGTCctgttgtttttaataaagGTTTGAATGGATGTTGGGGTTTGGATTCAGCTCCTGATTCAGACACCTAAATTTTGCCTGCCATTGTAGGTGTCTGTGTGAGATAAGGGTCTAAGCTCCCGTAGCAGGGGAGATGCATTCAGGTTCAGTGCAGCTGCATAACTCAGGCAACAAAGAATGCCTGTATGTGAGGCAGTGTAGGTTATCTGAGATAGCAGGGGGACAGCAAATATGCTGTGGGGTCTGCTAGAGACATGTGCCCTTCTGGAGGACAGGTCAAGTATTTTAGGGCTGGGCTGCCTTAGTTAAACAAGGCCAGTTTGTGGTCAAGCCAAGAGATGGCCTTTCTAAGGAAAGCAGATGATGCCTCAGTTAAttctttccagtatttttaTCTCAACTTTGCCTGAGTTACAGCTTGAGCCAGATGCTCCTCATCTAAGTACTGATACTGAGGTCAGCATAGCTACATTCTTGTGATGGCAATCATTTCCATTTATatgctgcttgttttcttcagaGGGCTCTTGTCAGCAGAGCTCTTGTTATCTCCCTCTATTGTAAAATGTAgatctttactgaaaaaatggGGGGTGCATTGTGGCCCTTTGGAGGGCTCTGCACTTGAAGACAtcctggaagagaaggaaaagttttTTCAACCCTACTTTGGCTGTGCTTGGAGAGTGAGGAGTGGCTGGGGAAGAAAACACCATAACACAATCTCTGCCAAACAGCATCTGGGCACTAACCTCCTGTGATGAGGCATCTTAAAGCACCACTGCAGTTACTGCTCTACTTTCCCTGGAAGACTTCTTGCAGGCTTcccaaaagcagagaggaaggaagctTTAGGTGTTGTAGGTGATTTGGGCTCCTTTTCCAGTTAGGCTAAAAAATGGATATTGGGGGAAAGCATTCTGTACTGTCTGGTGGCATTTTTTTGAGTCAGGTTAGCCTTTTCTTCCAGTGAGGCTGCCAGACTTGCTTTCCAGAAGCATGGATTGATTGTGTTTCaattaagtaaaatatattgaatTATGATGGCTTTCAGCAGGGCCCAAGAATTCACACTCCAGCTCTATTAGAAGTCAGACTCTTGCCAGTGATATACAGTTTCATTTGTTGATACATTTCCTGTTAAGGCAGTTTCTACTGCTGTCTAGTTTTCTGCAAATTGAATTGCCATCACCTTCCAAAAATGAGTGCTTTGATCTTTGAGTGTGATTGAATTAGTTGGATTGctgcataaaataattttgtggcTTGTTATGCAGCTATGatagcagaaatatttcttattgCTTCTGAGATAGAAAAACTGTAGTGCAACGTGCTCTGTGAGTCTTTACACAATCATATTCAATCTCTTTTGCTGGGCATGACTGGTGAATGATGTCAGCTTGGGCAGCTTATGGAGTTTCTCCTCAGCAGcatctgcccctgtactcagccctggtgaggccacacctcgagtcctgtgtccagttctgggcccctcagttcaggaaggatattgaggtcctggagcaggtccaaaggaggcaactgggctggtgaagggactcgagcacagaccctatgaggagaggctgaggaagctgggggtgttcagcctggagaagaggaggctcaggggagacctcatcactctctacaactccctgaaaggaggttggagccagggggaggttggtctcttttcccagacgactttcaacaagacaagaggacagggtcttaagttgtgccaggggaggtttaggttggacattagaaagaatttctttgctgagagggtgatcagacattggaatgggctgcccagggaagtagtggattctctgtccctggagatatttaaaaagagactggatgtggcactcagtgccatagtctagcaaccgcaacggtggttcaagggttggacttgatgatctctgaggtcccttccaacccagacagttctatgattctatgatctgtcgGTAGATAATTGCATTCTGTCTGTCACACTGGCTGTGTCCCACACTTCTGTCCTGAGGTGAAAGTTGAAAGTGTTCACAGGTCCTCATGGATGAACCCCTTTTGCTGTGTCAGTTGgcctggggaaggggtggaCTTTCCCAGTTGGAAAACTGGAGCTTTTCTTCAAGGAATTAGGGCACAGCATGCTCTTCATAACACCCAGTATCTTTTTAGCCACAGGCATCCAGCTCATTCCCAAGTTGGACTGGAGACTTCCAGTTAATTTAATGAGCTAAGGCATTATCAATTAACATTATGGTACTAGGCACAATTAAActgatgctggaatgatggatGAGATTCAGATATTTCTATAGAAAAGCTCTATCAGGTACCTTCAGACAGTACAAACCAGTAGGATTCAAAGGTTTCATGTCTTCTAGAGTGTGGGTATATATTATAAGAACTGAAACTCAGAGGTGTCCTTTGTGTCTTGAGTTGGATGAGACCAGAGCTGttgtttctttcctcctcttattttttttgcctgtctttAGGATCCCTCAGTGATTTTCCTGTGGTCTGAAGGCAAAATAAAAGGGGCAGCAACTCACAGCATCACTGAATGCAGTTTTACTAGAAATCATCTTTTTGATTCTCAATGTTGATTCATAAAGTCGTGGTAATGGAGTTACAGTTTGGGGTTGaattttctccttcaaaagTCAAGAACTGAAGTCTTTCTGACCTGTGGAACTCATGACTGTGACTGATTTGTGTAGGGAGAGTGCCAGTTGGCTTTAAGAGTTTCATGtgccactgaaataaataacaatgcataaaagctgctttgttctctgctttctgcctgaaaaaaaaatgcagaaaactaGAGTGGAGGGGGTGGTGCCAGTGCAGAATGTAACTGGGAAGAGAAAGTCTTCAGGTTTTAGTCTGCTTCATCTACTtggaaactgctgcttctgttctcCATCTGCTGCCACACCTCTTTCTAAAGAGCTCGCCTACCTAGGGGtagtttatttgtttatttttccttgacaGAGTGTTACTGTAGCTCAGAGGAGTGGCAGTAATCACTGAGCCTGATGCTTTGCTCCTGTATTTTCAACTGGGAACTCTGAGAATGAAAATGTGGGTCTGTTTCCCAGCTGCATGAGGTGGATTGTGCCAACATTGGAAGGTCAATAATAGTGTTGGCTTTGAGTCACTCAGAATTTATGAAACTTTTAAGTCAAAATGGGGTTCTGCTATATTTAGGAATAATTGGTAATTGTGAACTCTTGTGGACAGGGCCTTGCTATTGATTACAGAATATAATGATGCATACTGACTGATGCTATCTACTctagaaaaagaacatttctagGTTAGATCTCCTAGTTAGCCTGCAGATTTCCTATCTTGAATTGTCCATATGTAATTTTCCcctattttttctcttaaaggTTGGCAGTGAAGTAGAAACCCTGAATTTGCAAGTTTGTGCTCTGTTTAAAGAGCTTCAGGAAGCTCACGAGAAGTTAAAAGAAGCAGAGTTGATTCAGAAGAAGCTTCAAGAAAAGTAAGGTTCAGAAGAGCAAAAGTTCTACCTTGACACCCAGTATATATCTGTATGACAGCTCCCACCACGGGAAACTCACCAGTTCTGCAAATATCAACTAAATAACTATTGCATAGAAATGCTGTAAAAGATTGCAGTTTCTTTGTAAGTGGAGATGAAAGTAGAGAAATACAGTCATTGTCAGAAAATCTGAGCTGCCAGCCTAGTTCTACAAATACAACCCCAATGCCTTGAATTTTAAGATTTAGCTTTTAAATTCTTCTGATATAAAGCCaaatctttcctgttttctgcttcaCATGATCAATCCCTGTTCTAGCTTTAGGTGAAGAAGCTAGGGGACCTGGTCATGGCCCCCTTCACATGAACTGTCTGTTCTTTTGCAGACCAATCATGTGGGTTATACAAAGTGATTACAAGAGCCTCACTTTATTTGTCTAAGTTGTCTGTCAAATTCCAGTTCTTTGAGATTCATAAGCTTTGGTTTCATAAGTTCTGTTTCTGATAGCTGTGTATAGAtgaatttttgtgctttttcttcatcagaATAAGCTTTTAAAGTGAACCACACAAATTTTTTTTATGCCTAGTGTGACAAATCAGTCAGGAAAAAGTGGTCAGGAGAGATCaaccttttttccttgttgtgtCAGGTGCCAagggctggaaagaaaaagctcagcagcagcagacttgGAGGAGATGCAGCAGCTAATGTACACTGTCAAGAAACTGGAACTTCAGTTGGAGAGCATGCAGACAGAGGTCAAGCTGGAACAAGCCAAGACACATGAAGAAAAGTGAGTGTGACTTCATTTTATATTATGGGGAGGTATTGTTGGTGAGATAGGGAAGTACAAGAGAACCTGGCCAAAGGGGAATTGGGCCTGAAATAAGAGTTTTGTGTTCTGTCATAAAGTCAAAGTGGAATAGGGTAATAAACaagcagaggaagcaggaagTGACAACAGCAGCCCCACTGATTAGCAGCAGTAAATGTGTCCACAGCTTAGAGGGTAGTGACAAGTCAGGTGGTGACAACCATGAGAAAGTGATCTTAATGAAGAGTTCTATGGTCTCTACCAAATGTTTGCAACTAAGAGGTGAGTGTGCAGTGAAGCTGAAGTAGAGAGACCCACTGTTTGCTctggctcccagctccctttcttgTACAATCCATGGAATGAGTGTGAAAATGTCAGTCCCAGCTGTAcagagaggctgagctgcctgGAGAACCTGTCTTCAGCTGCTTAGTACCTTGGAGTCTGTGTCTGGTTCTTCTTCTGATGCATTCTCCTTCACTTGAAGTCTCTGAATTGGGACTTTGGTGTCTTTGTAAGACTTTTAACAGAATTTTCGagctttatataaaatattggGGGATAGATTCTTCAGTCTGAAATGCAAACAATCAATAAGgacattttttggggggtagAGCAGCCCACAACTCACTGAAAGAGGGATGCTGAGACATggagtgtgatttttttctcatcagaaatgcagatttatttttaaggagcTGGTgatgtgttttgatttttttctgaattctaaCAGATTATTTAGACTTCAAGGAATTTTTAAGTGTTCCAAACTTTCACCTCTTTTCTTGTCATGAACAGGACAAGATATAGTGCCTTGCAGGATGCATACAGCAAACTCCTTTCTGAACTCACTGAGGCAAAGAGAACAGTTGATGAAATGAAACTCAAAGAGGTAAACTCACCACAAGAAGAAATTCTAATTAGTTAGGGGGGAgcagaagggatgggagaatATGTCCAATTTCAGGCAGGAAACAAACATACATCCTGTTCTGTCAATCAGAGACAACTTGATCCACACATTCTGTGGTGTTTTGTGGATCAGGTCTGATCAGCAGTGCAGCATGGAGCCCAGTCCTTAGAGATCATTGATATGCAAGTCGTTGGTGTGCAAAGGCAGATAGGTGTTCCTGCAACATAATTTGTAAATATGGGAAAGCAGACttctaaacatttttataatcttaaattaaaataatgtaatcATTGTAATCTTTAAATGAATATATCAGTCACCACTGCTGGTGGTGATCACCACTTTCCAAGGGCAGGAGGAATAAGATGCTAATTTTAACTTCAAGCAGTGTCATATTCAAAGTTCATGTCATAATCATAGTTCTTCCTTACAGCTGAATAGAGTGGATAAAGTTGTGGTGGAACAACTGAATGCAAAGGTGGAGTTGGCAGAACAAGCCCTTGCTGCAAAGCAGCTCCAAATAGATGAAATGAAGCAGATAATTGCTAAGCAAGAGGAGGACCTTGAAACCATGGCTGTGCTCCGTGCTCAGGTATCAGCTCTTCTCCAGAGATTGGCAAGTTCCCCCACCCAGTGTCCAGCAACCAGGAGGAGCTATCTGCCTCATTCTGGAATactgagttttctgttttctcagttcCAAGCATAATTCCCTTACTCAGCCTGTTTTGCAGATCCCTGCAGAACCTTTACCACTATATCCTGTGGCTCTGTAGGAGTAACTGTGTGTGCAGGAGTCTGGcacaacaaacaaaagctgGCAATGGATGTGTTTGTGTATACAAAACCACCATGCTTAAGAATCACTGCATATGTTTCAGGGATGATTTTACTCAAGCCAGGGGGTGTGCAAACAGTGACTAAAAAGGGTCTGCCTCACATTTAAGGCACAGGGCTGGCATCCTGGTCCAGTTTGACTGTGCCAGATAGGTCTGTGTCACCAGTCAGGTCACCTCCTCACTGCTTTTTATACCTCATTTCTGCCTCTGTACACCAGAGTGCAGTTGCACTTTCCCACGTAAGACAACTGAAATGTCTTGTACAGAATCCAGAAACTACTGAGTCTTCTTCACCTTTTAAGTAGTGCAGGTCTTCACTGTGTAGTGTGTAGGTGCTGTGGGAGTCTTTTTAAGTTGATGCAGACTATGAAACAGACTTGTTGTTTTGGCATACAAGTTACAAATTCTCAGCATGGTTTAATTTCTCTGATCAGATGGAGGTTTATTGTTCTGATTTCCATGCTGAGAGGGCAGCAAGGGAGAAGATCCACGAGGAGAAGGAGCAGTTGGCTGTCCAGCTGGCATACCTGCTGAAAGAGCAACAAAACCTTGAAGATCTTGGCCGGTGAGAAGAGACTTTGGCTGAGCTGCCTTTGAATTGTCTTGTTACTCTGTGTGCTGGAGTTGACCAACATTGTCTCTGTAGCATCTATGTAGAAAGggaaacaactctgcagactCTTATTTCTTGtgtaatttgaattttaaaaagggggggaagagagtTGGCTGacttctcattttaattttacaatgAAATCTCTGTAAGGCAACTTGGTTCTTACTTGGGTGCCTTAGCAAGACTCCACTTTGGATGAGTCATACTTGTTAAATGCTCCCTGATGGTTCTTTGGGTTCTAGCCTCAATTTTAGTGGTGATTTTTTTGCTAAGCTTGCTGCATGAGTGCCAGGGAtatttgctgcttctccaggtCATAGTGCTGAGTACTCCTAGCTCTGAGTACTGTGATAAACTGAAATGGCACCATTGAGCACTGTCAGCTGTAAAAGAGTCCTCCACTCATCTTGTGGAAGCCGTGGGTATAAGAGGAGTGCCCAGAATTTGAAGAATGAAGTTACATTTCTCCTTAACTGTGCACTGAACCctttttcttaacttttaaCTTAACTTTCTTAACTTAACTTTCTTAACTTAACTTTCTTAACTTAACTTTCTTAACTTAACTTTCTTAACTTAACTTTCTTAACTTAACTTTCTTAACTTAACTTTCTTAACTTAACTTTCTTAACTTAACTTTCTTAACTTAACTTTCTTAACTTAACTTTCTTAACTTAACTTTCTTAACTTAACTTTCTTAACTTAACTTTCTTAACTTTCTTAACTTTCTTAACTTTCTTAACTTTCTTAACTTTCTTAACTTTCTTAACTTTCTTAACTTTCTTAACTTTCTTAACTTTCTTAACTTTCTTAACTTTCTTAACTTTCTTAACTTTCTTAACTTAACTTTCTTAACTTTCTTAACTTTCTTAACTTAACTTTCTTAACTTTCTTAACTTAACTTTCTTAACTTAACTTTCTTAACTTTCTTAACTTAACTTTCTTAACTTAACTTTCTTAACTTTCTTAACTTAACTTTCTTAACTTAACTTTCTTAACTTAACTTTCTTAACTTTCTTAACTTAACTTTCTTAACTTAACTTTCTTAACTTAACTTTCTTAACTTAACTTTCTTAACTTAACTTTCTTAACTTAACTTTCTTAACTTAACTTTCTTAACTTACTTTTCTACATTAATCAGATTTGCAGTTTGCCCTGAATACCTGAGAGTCCTTGGAGTTTTTTAGAGGAGTGTGCCCCAGATCCCTGTGTAGGTATCAGTGTCAGCTGTATGCCACTGCTTTCAGCAGGACCCTGGCATGATCTCACAAAGTGGCAGTGTTTCTGGGTCCTGTTTCTGAGCAGCAGTTGTGAACTAAATGCATGACCAGTTGTCACCATTAACTTGCAAATCCCTTAATTCATTTTGAGTCCTCCTACCTTTCCTGGAGACAAAGGGAAGATACCTTTTTGCTGAGTCCTTTTTTCAGAGCCTTTGACTTATTTCTTCTCCACAGAAACTCTTTGGCAGAGATGCAGAATCGCCACGGGGCCAGGGCACCAGACCAGGAACATTCTCCTCACCTTGTCCAAAGAGGTACTGTAAGCCAcctctccagctctggggttGGACTCTGCAGTGTTCAGTTTGCAACAGCTTtgcctggctgcaggcagctgccctgTGATTGTTCTGGCATCTGAGTAGCTGCAGGGAGCCTGACTCTCTGGCTGTTAGGAGAAAGCCACCTGTCCACTTTCAACcactccatgaaaaaaaaaaaaaagtggaataatGAAGTAATGTAATAGGGAATAATGTATCTTCTCTGCTTGCAGGCACTGGTAGTCATGACTGGCCAGAACAGAGGAATATCTCAATGTATTCATGTCCCAAATGTCAAGAAATTCTACCTGATTTGGACACACTGCAGATTCATGTTATGGACTGCATTAAGTGAGTGATGCTCTCCAATTCTTCATCTTCTGGAGTTTCACCAACTAAAACACAAcaaccttttttcttcctgtttgaATAATGCTCAACTCTACATCACAAGGAGGAGGTTTTCAGGGGTTTTTTCATTAATCCGATGGGGAAGGGGTAAAACTCCTACCTTGCCTAATCACAAATCTTGTTTTAATCtactttagaaaaataattttcataggGTAACAACATGGGTGAACTCCCAGTGTGTCTGCTGCTATAAAATCTCTAAGGAACATTCCCCTGATGTGCTCTGCTTTTGTGGCCATCTCACAGGGTGGGGCTGAATCACTAAAGTCAGAAGGGAGATGTACTGACCAGTTAAAGTACTATGATCCTGTAAATACTTCATCTCTCATATACTATATATCAGgaaacatacattttaaaaagctgcttgaGAAGCAAAATGGAGTAGTGCTTTATTCATCAAGCATTTGAAATGAACCCCAGTTTCACCAAATGGCAGTTTTATTGCTGTCCTTGTGGCAGTACTAAactgatgttaatttttttggttgttaaTATATCTTCTTGCTTTAGCCAGATGTGGGTAAGGTTCAAAACAGATCATTTAGATCTGATATATGTAGCTTCTGGTGTACCTAAGTCACTTGGTTTTTATAGGACTGTTAATTTTTAAGGTGTTGTGTTGATTCTACTTTATTATAATAAATTCTTTTGAACCTGTACAGTATTGTGCTAGAAAGAGACAAGATAGATGTaacctaatttaaaaaatataatggaTTTTCACgtctcaaaataaatatattgcaAGGATAAAGTTATCTCTGCCTGTGGATATTTGGAGTCTGAAACACGATTGCAAATACCTATGGCTGAAAAGCTCATGTAGATAGAACTGTTGTGTATTAGATCTGTTCCTGTCCTTACTGGTGTTTTTATTatccaaacaaaaaccagttCTTGACATTTTATATGAAAGGGAAACATAcagcccttaaaaaaaaaatgaagcagcatgAGTGGCAGGAAACAACTCAACCAAATTG contains the following coding sequences:
- the OPTN gene encoding optineurin isoform X3, with the protein product MKPRELGRRPAPEGRKEAQHRRMTRHCRMTPAPEGWMPAASDASEMSSKSKSRPAENGEHARSKMENGTDSMAAPVLSTYTPEEMVQQMKELITENNELKEAMKVHNQAMKDRYEELSAWREKQKEEREFYELKFKEAKQCLEAKCIENEQLQQQLQSLKEREEVAEMNLLSQEAPEKAVRQLKSQVQRLQAEKADLLAIISELQVKLNISSADDSFVEIGMNEGEINRTAKEHQESSGEMPSNIAFYIRSKSVDGSKNLESEDLTVSHLLCCLRNETQKREKLEKELQDTKERLIELEKETSNCLETGTQTEQEKEESSEAVGSEVETLNLQVCALFKELQEAHEKLKEAELIQKKLQEKCQGLERKSSAAADLEEMQQLMYTVKKLELQLESMQTEVKLEQAKTHEEKTRYSALQDAYSKLLSELTEAKRTVDEMKLKELNRVDKVVVEQLNAKVELAEQALAAKQLQIDEMKQIIAKQEEDLETMAVLRAQMEVYCSDFHAERAAREKIHEEKEQLAVQLAYLLKEQQNLEDLGRNSLAEMQNRHGARAPDQEHSPHLVQRGTGSHDWPEQRNISMYSCPKCQEILPDLDTLQIHVMDCIK